GGATGACACCCTGCAAAGAGAGGATTACATAACGATCGGCATCCGTTAGCTTTGCTGCAGCAGGGAGGGTGAGCGTGTTACCATCATTAGCGAGCAGTGTAGCAGGAGACTTCGAAAGCGATGTAGACTTCATATTCTCCTGTAAAGCAGGCGTTTCAAGTCCGTAACGGTCCATACCTCTGACCGCAAAATAGAGGTTAGGATTCACGTTCTTCAACTGCAGCGTCTGCCCAGTATAACGTGCAAAGAGCAGGTTTCGCGCATCCTCAGTATCAACAGGATAGGTGTAGCTGGCGTATATATTATAATAAGGAGTGACCGCCTTCCACCTCAGAATCACCGACTTATCCTCTCGACGTTCTACCAATGAAGAGTTGACAGCATATGGCATGGCAGCCGTTGACACAACACCCTGCATCTTATGAGGGAGAGAAAGCGTAGCATTAAACTGCTTCTCAAAGTCGTAGACACCCTGCTTATTAGCCGTGAGGAAGTAAGAACGGAAGTGAGCATGTCCCACTCCGAGGTCACGACTGACGTACATCTGGCGGGTGAGGTCGCCCAAAGTCCAATTACCCTCACGTGGATCGAGGAAGTAAGTACCCAAACCTGTCACTATCTCACGCTTATAAGCATTCTCAACCCAGTCTGCAACAAAAGGATAATAGTTGTCGCCACGGAAGTATTGCATCGGATAGAGCTGGTCCATCAACCCTAATCTCATCCACTCCTGCGCCTCTTGTGAAACACGGTCGTGGGCATTGAAATTCTTTGAACTATAACGACTGAGGTCGGCATGCTTACCGATTGGCGAGCACGACATCTTCACCCATGGTTTGATAGCCTTCACCTCATCATGAATAGCACGTACAATGGCTGTAATATTGCTGCGACGCTGGTCGGGCGTATCGCCATCACGGTAAGAAGGACGTGGCCATCCGTCAGGGTAGCGGATATAGTCGAGGTTGATACCGTCCACATCATACTTTCTTACAATCTCTCCACAGACAGAGGCAAGGTAAGGGGCAACACTCGGATCGGCAGGGTCGAGATAAGAACCCGTTGAGAAGTTTCTAATTCGAAAGCCCTTCTTCATCAGCGTTCTACAGCCCAATGAGTTTTTTGCACCCACCGGAATCGTCGCTATCCATGCGTGAATTTCCATGCCACGTTTGTGACATTCCTCTACGGCAAAGCTGAGTGGGTCGTAGCCATAGCCCGGTGCCCTACCCTCAACGCCAGTGATACACTGGTCCCATGGCTCAATATCCGACGGATAAATCGTAGCTGCACGCACACGTGCCTGCAAGAGTACAGTATTGATATTCGCCTTCTGGTATTTATCGAGAATGTCAATAAGTTCCTGCTTTTGCAGTTTGATGCTCTCTTCCGACCGTGCGTAATTCTTCGGCCAATCAAGACTGGCAAGTGTCGTAAGCCACACGGCACGCGTCTCCCGCTTCGGCATTCGCTTCGTAAGATAGTCGGAGAGATTCGTCTGTGCTTGTGTTGTCATCGTTATTACGCAAAGGAGCGTAAATAAAAAAAGCTTCTTCATATATGAAATGATAATATACGTGAATTTGAGCGACTAATTAACCTGAGTTCAATGGGGTATAAGTATCTGTAAATTCAGTGATTAATGAAATTCTACCCCCTTATCCTGTGCGCTCTAAAGAACTACAAACAGAAACCACAATAGCCACCGAGGGCAAAATTACTAAATTATTTCGTATGGCAGATGACTTCTATTCGTTTTTTAATATATTGTGACGAAATACACGTTAAATCCACGCTAAAAAGCGGTTTATGCGGAAGGAGGAGTGATAAAGTCTGTTTGCTTCAGTCATTTAGAACGATAAGGCTACTACCTAAGTTTAGGACATCTGACGAAATGTCACACAGAGAAACGGAGTGTACGGAGGTTTTATTTAAACATACACAACCTACAGAGGCACCGATGGTGCAGAGAGCAAAGGAATATAAAAGCAATATTTAATCCCTTATCAGTTGAGAATTGTAAACTATTTTCATGCAGTTCAAAACCGACACATGCTCTTTTGGCTTCTTAAAGACGCCTAATTGGCTTGCAAAAGATGCCCTTTAAGAGTCTTACTAACGCCCTTTGGGAGCCTTAATAAGCACCTTTTGAAATCCCTTTTTGCAAATACTTGATAACAAGCAACTTACAGTGACACTAAAACAGTTCACTTTTAAGCTATTCTCCTACCTTTTCTTCGAATATTTTGTCAATATATTTCTTCGCCTTACTACGCTAAAATTCACTCGGAGGAACGGAGGTTATGGAGGTTTTATTTAAGGGTATGTTGCTGACAGAGGCACCAATGGTGTAGGGAGTGAAGGAGTATAACAGCAATGTTTATTGGGGAAAACAAATGACAAAGATATTAGAAGAAAATCATTTGCTATCTAAAATTAGGCTAATTAGACTAATTAGGACTAATTAAACTTATTGTTCTCATTGACCACCCAACACCCATCAGCCATCACCTAACACCCTTTCTGCCTCTTGGAGGATTTCCTTATGGTCAAACGCTAAGTCGGGAAGTTCGGTCAAGGAGAACCACTTTGCTTGTGCAGCATCATCCAAACCGCTGACTTCTGCAGGTTTGTCAAGAATCGTGTAATAAGCCACGGTGATGATACGCTCACGTGGATCACGGTCGACAGCATCAAAGATACCAACACGATGCAGCTCGCCAACCACTAAACCAGTCTCTTCTTTCAACTCACGACGAGCAGCATCAATCGTTGTCTCGTCAATATCCATGAAGCCACCGGGGAATGCCCATTTCCCCTTACAAGGTTCGTTTTTCCGCTGTATCAACAGCAGTTTCATCCCCTCATCAGTTCGGGTAAAAACAAGACAGTCAGCCGTTACGGCTGGGTGTGGGTAATTGTATGTGTACATTAGGTGTATTCTTGATTTATAAAACTCCTTTCTCTTTCATGTATTCCGTCAAATCTTCCATCAGATAACGAGAGCCGAATGTATGCAAGACATCGTAAGAAGGCACAATATATTCATCCAGTATACCAGAGGTTTTCAACCTACGATACACTTCTTGCTGTGGTAGTTTCAGCATTACTGACAACTTGCCAATGCAATAAGTAACAAACTCTAATGTCTTTTGATCCATATCATTACTCAACTTAAAAACAATAAGCTTATAAGTAGGGCAAATATACAAATAATATATGAGATTGAACATTATCTTACAGAATAATTCTCTGATATGAATATTTAAGCAATAAAAAGTATGAAAAATATTCTTTCCGTTTGAGTATTCTATCCATTTTTTTCTTACCTTTGCGCTCAATGGAATTTAGAACAATTGTCAACATCCCCCGTCCAACATTTGAGTTGGAACCTTGTGAGCGGATTCTTTTTGTAGGGTCGTGCTTTGCCGACAATATTGGTAAGCGATTCGAAGAAGAGAAGTTTCGTGCCATGGTAAACCCCTTCGGTGTGATGTATAACCCTGTTTCAGTACTACATACGGTGAAGAAGGTGGCAAACCATACGTTTGACACAGCCGTATTCACATTGGGAACAAACCATGTCTATGTGGAGCGAGCTACAGGCGAGATTGTTGACAACTGCCAGAAACGTCCACAACGAGAGTTTGAAGAGCGCGAACTTACGGTTGAGGAGTGTGCCGACGCACTGCGCGAGGCTATCACCCTACTACGCCAAGCGAATCCAAAGGTCAATGTCATCATCACGGTCAGCCCTATCCGTTATGCCAAATATGGCTATCACGGAAGTCAATTGTCAAAGGCTGTGCTGCTGTTGGCTACCGACAAGGTGATTAAGGAAGAAGGAGAAAGGATCTATTACTTCCCAGCCTATGAGATTGTCAACGACGAACTGCGCGACTATCGTTTCTACAAAGCAGATATGCTGCACCCCAACGAGCAGGCTGTAGAATACATCTGGGAACAGCTTGTGGCAACCTGTTTCTCTGCAGAAGCCAAACAGTTTCTGGAGGAATGGCGACCTATCAAAGAGGCATTGGCGCACCGCCCATTTCATCCAGAGGCTGCGGCTTATCAGGATTTCATAAAGAAAACAAAGGAAAAAGCCAAGATGTTGGAACTAAAATATCCCAATATAGAATTGAATTTATAACTATGGAAGAAATGAATGACAAGCAGATCGAAGCACTGCTGAAAGCACATGGTATTAGACTGACCGCAAATCGCATTCTCATAGCACGAACACTGTCAGGATTGGACAACCCAGCCTCTATAAAAGAGTTGGAAGCAAAGATTCAAACGATTGACAAGTCAAATATTTTCCGTACACTATCATTGTTCAAACAGCAACATTTAGTACATCAGATGGAAGACGGAAATGATATAGTGCGCTACGAATTATGTCTCAGCGATGACGATGAAGAAGATGAAGACATGCACGTACACTTCTATTGTGAGCGTTGCCATCGCACCTATTGCCTCAATGACATACACATTCCACAGGTCGAGTTGCCTGCAGGATACGAACAATCATCCATCAATTATATGATAAAAGGAGTGTGTCCTAAGTGCGCTCACCGATATTATATTAAATGATAAGACGAAAAAACAGCAAGGATAATACGCTGTATTAAGACTTTTCACTATCTTTGCATAAGAATAAAACAATTTAGATAGTAATGAATTATACTATTGAGAAAGTAACGACGCTCATTGGCGCACGCCGTTATGGTGATAAGGATGCAAATATAAGCTTTGTACTTACCGACAGCCGCTCTCTGTGTTTCCCTGAAGAAACATTGTTTTTTGCGCTCAAAACTGAGCGTAACGACGGACAGAATTACATCCCAGAACTCTATGCAAGGGGTGTGAGAAACTTTGTCGTGGAGGTAGTGCCTGAGGATTGGGCAACTCGTTATCCTGATTCTAACTTCTTGAAGGTGGTTGGTTCGCTGGAAGCTTTGCAGCGACTGGCTGAACGTCATCGCGATGAATACTTGATTCCGATAGTCGGCATCACGGGTTCAAATGGTAAGACGATGGTCAAGGAGTGGCTTTATCAGTTGCTTTCTCCGCAGATGGTGGTCACACGTTCACCTCGTAGCTATAATTCACAGATAGGTGTTCCACTGTCAGTACTGCTCTTAAACGAGAATACACAGGTCGGAGTGTTTGAAGCGGGTATCAGTCAACCAGGCGAGATGATGGCTTTGCGCGACATTATCCAACCTACTATCGGCGTCTTCACCACATTAGGTACTGCCCATCAAGAGAACTTCCCTTCCTTAGAAGCTAAGTGCCACGAGAAGATAAAGCTCTTCCACGACACCGAGGCAATCGTCTATTCTGCCGACAATGAGGTGATGGCACAGTGTTTAAGCCAGTATGATTATAAGGGTCAGAAGCTCGATTGGTCTGTAAAGAATACGGAGGCTGCCTTCTATATCAAAGCTATCGAGAAGAAAGACATTGAGACAACCGTTTCATACGTATGGAAAGGACAGACGGAAGGACAATATAAACTACCTTTCATTGACGATGCCAGCGTTGAGAATTCTATCACCTGCGCAGTCGTTTCACTCCATTTAGGACTCACCCCTGCTACTATCAGCGAGCGAATGGCACAGTTAGAGCCAGTCGCTATGCGCTTGGAGGTGAAGGAGGGACAGCATGGCTGTACGCTTATCAACGATTCTTATAACTCTGATTTCAACTCACTCGATATTGCACTCGACTTCATGAATCGTCGTCCTGACCATAAGGGACGTCGTCGCACATTGATTCTGAGCGATATCCTGCAGAGTGGTGACACAGATAAAGACCTATATAATAAGGTGGCTTTCCTCTGCGAGAAGCGTGGTGTTGAGAAGTTTATCGGTATTGGTGAAGGACTCTTGGCACAGCGTTCTGCCTTTAAGCATTTGGGCGAAAAACATTTCTTTGCTACCGTCAACTCCTTTATCCACAGCGATGTCTTCGCTAATTTGCACGATGAAGTAATCTTATTGAAGGGCGCACGACAGTTTGGATTCGACCGACTGACAGAACTCTTGGTGAAGAAGGTGCATGAAACGGTGTTGGAGGTAAACCTCAATGCTGTTGTTGACAACCTCAATTGGTATCGCTCTTTCCTCAAACCTACGACGAAATTGGTTTGTATGATTAAGGCTGATGCCTATGGAGCTGGTGCCGTAGAGATAGCAAAGACTTTACAGGATCATCGTGTTGACTACCTCGCTGTGGCTGTTGCCGACGAGGGTGTGACGCTCCGTAAGAACGGTATCACAAGCAATATCATGATTATGAACCCAGAGATGACTTCCTTCAAGACGCTCTTCGACTACGACCTTGAGCCAGAGGTGTATAGCTTCCGACTCATGGATGCACTCGTGAAGGCTGCACAGAAGGAGGGTATCACGGGCTTCCCTGTTCATATTAAGCTCGATACGGGCATGCATCGATTAGGCTTTGACCCACAGAAGGATATGGACGAACTGATTAAGCGACTGAAACAACAGAACGCTATCATCCCTCGTTCGGTCTTCTCTCACTTCGTTGGCTCTGATGCTGACAACTTCGACGAGTTCTCTGCTCATCAGTTTGCACTCTTCGATGAGGGTAGCAAGAAGCTTCAAGCTGCTTTCAGCCATAAGATTATCCGCCACATGGACAACTCTTCGGGCATCGAACACTTCCCTGAACGTCAGATGGATATGTGCAGATTGGGCTTAGGCTTGTATGGTATCAACCCACGAACAAACAAGACAATCAATAATATCTCTACGTTGAAGACTACCATCCTGCAGCTGCGTAACGTACCAGCTGGTGACACGGTAGGCTATTCTCGCAAGGGAACCATTGACCGTGACAGTGTGATTGCAGCAATTCCAATCGGCTATGCTGACGGCTTAAACCGCCATTTGGGCAACCGCCACTGCTACTGTTTGGTGAATGGTCAGAAGGCAGAGTACGTCGGCAACATCTGTATGGACGTAGCGATGATTGACGTTACTGGCATCGATTGTAAGGAAGGTGACAGTGTTGAAATCTTCGGCGACCACCTCCCTGTCACTGTTCTCAGCGATACGCTTGACACGATTCCATATGAGGTGCTGACGACTATCAGCAATCGCGTGAAGAGAGTTTACTTCCAGGATTAAGATAGAATTAGCTCGCTAAGCCCTCTTTTCTGGTTCTTCCGTTAAATGTGTGTATACTTTTCGTACTGATTTAACGGAAGAACTAAGGTTACTCATTAAACAAAAACATAGCTAAAACGGTTAACTATCTATCCTATTATTAGCCTCTGACACAGAATACCTTTTCACTTTAAGACCTCGAAAATCCATAGACAAGGATTTGAAAAATCATTACATAATTCCGTATAAGTCATCTATAAATGACTGTAAAAACACATATAAGGAGCAGACTTGTAACCATAAGGAAGTCAATCAGTTATAAAGTAGTAAAATGAAAGGTGCTTCATTGGACTTCAAAAGGGCGTTAGTTAGCGTCTTAAAGGGCATCTATTACAAGTCAATTGGGCGTCTTTTTGAAGCCAAAAGAGCGTATGTTGGTTTTGAACTGCACGAAAATAGTTTACAAAAAAAAATAATAGTACGAGAATAAGTTGTTTGTAGAAAACGGATATCCATCTCACCTAATTACGTTCCCCTAATAGTTTATTCCCTCTTGTAAAACCATCTCATTGGGGATAATCATACCATGTATGTGGATTAATCTTATTCTATTAACAATCTACGCATTTGACGGAAGCCCCTCTATTAGTGCTTAGTAGGCTAATTAGGTTTATACCGCTCGCCAAGTGAAAACTCATGATTGAGTTGGGAATAATACTTTTCTTCAACTAATTAACTATTATTCTTGATTTAAATCAAGTCCTGTCATCTTATTTAAAAAATAGAAAAAAAAGTAAACCAAGAATGGTGTTATTTGTATTATTATTTATAATTTTGCAATAATTATTGAATTGAATGATGAGACAATGATTAAATCGTATAGGGTAATAAGGTGCTAATTCATGGGTTTGTAGTATGTGGACAGGTCCTTAGGTACACAATTCCTCTTATTATTTATACTTAATTTATAGTTCAATGTTATATAGGTGTGAAACTTATTTATGAAAAAATGAAAACAATAGAAACAAAAAAACTAAATTATCTTAGGCCGACTATTTCGGTATGTAACATTTTGGAGGAAAGCTTTATCTTAGCTGCAAGCCCTGTTGTCCAACCTGGTGGCGGTGGCGGT
The nucleotide sequence above comes from Prevotella melaninogenica ATCC 25845. Encoded proteins:
- a CDS encoding glycoside hydrolase family 10 protein, translating into MKKLFLFTLLCVITMTTQAQTNLSDYLTKRMPKRETRAVWLTTLASLDWPKNYARSEESIKLQKQELIDILDKYQKANINTVLLQARVRAATIYPSDIEPWDQCITGVEGRAPGYGYDPLSFAVEECHKRGMEIHAWIATIPVGAKNSLGCRTLMKKGFRIRNFSTGSYLDPADPSVAPYLASVCGEIVRKYDVDGINLDYIRYPDGWPRPSYRDGDTPDQRRSNITAIVRAIHDEVKAIKPWVKMSCSPIGKHADLSRYSSKNFNAHDRVSQEAQEWMRLGLMDQLYPMQYFRGDNYYPFVADWVENAYKREIVTGLGTYFLDPREGNWTLGDLTRQMYVSRDLGVGHAHFRSYFLTANKQGVYDFEKQFNATLSLPHKMQGVVSTAAMPYAVNSSLVERREDKSVILRWKAVTPYYNIYASYTYPVDTEDARNLLFARYTGQTLQLKNVNPNLYFAVRGMDRYGLETPALQENMKSTSLSKSPATLLANDGNTLTLPAAAKLTDADRYVILSLQGVILRIVNAKSVRNNQLYIGSLSDGMYSLKVYNHKKKSFTLGAFMVRRGS
- a CDS encoding NUDIX domain-containing protein, whose amino-acid sequence is MYTYNYPHPAVTADCLVFTRTDEGMKLLLIQRKNEPCKGKWAFPGGFMDIDETTIDAARRELKEETGLVVGELHRVGIFDAVDRDPRERIITVAYYTILDKPAEVSGLDDAAQAKWFSLTELPDLAFDHKEILQEAERVLGDG
- a CDS encoding DUF3791 domain-containing protein, with product MDQKTLEFVTYCIGKLSVMLKLPQQEVYRRLKTSGILDEYIVPSYDVLHTFGSRYLMEDLTEYMKEKGVL
- a CDS encoding GSCFA domain-containing protein; translated protein: MEFRTIVNIPRPTFELEPCERILFVGSCFADNIGKRFEEEKFRAMVNPFGVMYNPVSVLHTVKKVANHTFDTAVFTLGTNHVYVERATGEIVDNCQKRPQREFEERELTVEECADALREAITLLRQANPKVNVIITVSPIRYAKYGYHGSQLSKAVLLLATDKVIKEEGERIYYFPAYEIVNDELRDYRFYKADMLHPNEQAVEYIWEQLVATCFSAEAKQFLEEWRPIKEALAHRPFHPEAAAYQDFIKKTKEKAKMLELKYPNIELNL
- a CDS encoding Fur family transcriptional regulator, with the protein product MNDKQIEALLKAHGIRLTANRILIARTLSGLDNPASIKELEAKIQTIDKSNIFRTLSLFKQQHLVHQMEDGNDIVRYELCLSDDDEEDEDMHVHFYCERCHRTYCLNDIHIPQVELPAGYEQSSINYMIKGVCPKCAHRYYIK
- a CDS encoding bifunctional UDP-N-acetylmuramoyl-tripeptide:D-alanyl-D-alanine ligase/alanine racemase is translated as MNYTIEKVTTLIGARRYGDKDANISFVLTDSRSLCFPEETLFFALKTERNDGQNYIPELYARGVRNFVVEVVPEDWATRYPDSNFLKVVGSLEALQRLAERHRDEYLIPIVGITGSNGKTMVKEWLYQLLSPQMVVTRSPRSYNSQIGVPLSVLLLNENTQVGVFEAGISQPGEMMALRDIIQPTIGVFTTLGTAHQENFPSLEAKCHEKIKLFHDTEAIVYSADNEVMAQCLSQYDYKGQKLDWSVKNTEAAFYIKAIEKKDIETTVSYVWKGQTEGQYKLPFIDDASVENSITCAVVSLHLGLTPATISERMAQLEPVAMRLEVKEGQHGCTLINDSYNSDFNSLDIALDFMNRRPDHKGRRRTLILSDILQSGDTDKDLYNKVAFLCEKRGVEKFIGIGEGLLAQRSAFKHLGEKHFFATVNSFIHSDVFANLHDEVILLKGARQFGFDRLTELLVKKVHETVLEVNLNAVVDNLNWYRSFLKPTTKLVCMIKADAYGAGAVEIAKTLQDHRVDYLAVAVADEGVTLRKNGITSNIMIMNPEMTSFKTLFDYDLEPEVYSFRLMDALVKAAQKEGITGFPVHIKLDTGMHRLGFDPQKDMDELIKRLKQQNAIIPRSVFSHFVGSDADNFDEFSAHQFALFDEGSKKLQAAFSHKIIRHMDNSSGIEHFPERQMDMCRLGLGLYGINPRTNKTINNISTLKTTILQLRNVPAGDTVGYSRKGTIDRDSVIAAIPIGYADGLNRHLGNRHCYCLVNGQKAEYVGNICMDVAMIDVTGIDCKEGDSVEIFGDHLPVTVLSDTLDTIPYEVLTTISNRVKRVYFQD